Proteins encoded by one window of Streptacidiphilus sp. PB12-B1b:
- a CDS encoding type II toxin-antitoxin system PemK/MazF family toxin, with translation MAGETLDAVVAAVVLAAVVAVGAVLGRSRSRRPTRPPRASRPATRRPPSRPSSRPSDGTPGTSGAPARLPQPREIWWAQVPFEDGTGSKDRPCLVLHRGARTATVLKITSKHHAELPGVIPLPPGTVGDREHRASWLETDEAREVPFADFRRRVGAVDPQLWTRVRKARP, from the coding sequence ATGGCCGGGGAGACGCTGGACGCGGTGGTGGCGGCCGTGGTGCTGGCGGCGGTGGTCGCCGTCGGGGCCGTCCTGGGCCGGAGCCGCTCGCGCCGCCCCACCCGCCCGCCGCGCGCCTCCCGTCCGGCGACGCGCCGCCCACCGTCCCGCCCGTCCTCGCGTCCGTCCGACGGCACCCCCGGCACCTCCGGCGCGCCCGCGCGGCTGCCGCAGCCGCGCGAGATCTGGTGGGCCCAGGTGCCGTTCGAGGACGGCACCGGCTCCAAGGACCGCCCCTGCCTGGTGCTGCACCGGGGCGCCCGTACCGCCACGGTGCTGAAGATCACCAGCAAGCACCACGCCGAACTGCCCGGCGTCATCCCGCTCCCGCCCGGCACCGTCGGCGACCGCGAGCACCGCGCCAGCTGGCTGGAGACGGACGAGGCCCGCGAGGTCCCCTTCGCCGACTTCCGCCGCCGCGTCGGCGCGGTCGACCCCCAGCTCTGGACCCGCGTCCGCAAGGCCCGCCCCTGA
- a CDS encoding FGGY family carbohydrate kinase codes for MAISAGLDCSAQNTRIVVCDSDTGEVLRESRAPHPGVAAGSALAEIDPQSWLRSLGAAADGGMLEGVRAIGVSAQQQGMIGLDAGGVLVRPALLRGDPRSAGAAAQLVTELGGPAAWAEAVGSVPNAGSTVAKLRWLAEHEPQHAKRVAEVVLPHDWLVWQLLGQSARRTTDRGDASGTGYWSPMSGQYRSDLLTLALGHAPAVPEVLGPAEAAGHSPEGLLISAGTGSTMATALGLGLGLGDAVVSLGTSGTVYAVHDEALLDPGGTVVSLADATGRHLPQVGTLNAARVLRATAELLGTDAEGLSDLALRSTPGSYGLVLLPYLDGERTPHLPQAAGTLAGLRVDSMRPEHLARAAVEGMLCGLADALDVLRDRQVTVRRIFLTGSGSRLAAVQSIAPLIFGVPVVIPEPGDYAALGAARQAAWALAGSAEPPAWELRDSVTVDPGEDVAVGEAVRQQYAALREQMHPQAGRQSA; via the coding sequence ATGGCGATATCGGCTGGCCTTGACTGCTCCGCCCAGAACACCAGGATCGTCGTCTGCGACAGCGACACGGGTGAGGTGCTGCGGGAGAGCCGCGCACCGCACCCGGGTGTGGCCGCCGGCAGCGCCCTCGCCGAGATCGATCCGCAGTCCTGGCTGCGCTCCCTGGGCGCGGCGGCCGACGGCGGCATGCTGGAGGGGGTCCGGGCGATCGGGGTCTCCGCCCAGCAGCAGGGAATGATCGGACTGGACGCGGGCGGGGTGCTGGTGCGCCCCGCCCTGCTGCGCGGCGACCCGCGCTCGGCCGGGGCCGCCGCGCAGCTGGTGACGGAGCTGGGCGGCCCGGCCGCCTGGGCCGAGGCCGTGGGCAGCGTCCCGAACGCGGGCTCGACGGTGGCCAAGCTGCGCTGGCTGGCGGAGCACGAGCCGCAGCACGCCAAGCGCGTCGCCGAGGTGGTGCTGCCACACGACTGGCTGGTGTGGCAGCTGCTGGGCCAGTCCGCGCGGCGGACCACCGACCGGGGCGACGCCTCCGGCACCGGCTACTGGTCGCCCATGAGCGGCCAGTACCGCTCCGACCTGCTGACGCTGGCGCTGGGCCACGCCCCGGCCGTGCCGGAGGTGCTCGGCCCGGCCGAGGCCGCCGGGCACAGCCCCGAGGGCCTGCTGATCTCCGCGGGCACCGGCAGCACCATGGCCACCGCGCTGGGCCTGGGGCTCGGCCTCGGCGACGCCGTGGTCTCGCTGGGCACCAGCGGCACCGTGTACGCCGTCCACGACGAGGCGCTGCTGGACCCGGGCGGCACCGTGGTCTCCCTCGCCGACGCCACCGGACGCCATCTGCCGCAGGTCGGCACGCTGAACGCGGCCCGGGTGCTGCGCGCCACCGCCGAGCTGCTGGGCACCGACGCCGAGGGCCTGAGCGATCTGGCGCTGCGCTCCACCCCGGGCTCGTACGGGCTGGTGCTGCTGCCGTACCTGGACGGCGAACGCACCCCCCACCTGCCACAGGCGGCCGGGACGCTGGCGGGCCTGCGGGTGGACTCGATGCGCCCCGAGCACCTGGCCCGGGCAGCGGTCGAGGGCATGCTGTGCGGCCTCGCGGACGCCCTGGACGTGCTGCGGGACCGCCAGGTGACGGTGCGCCGGATCTTCCTGACCGGCTCCGGCAGCAGGCTGGCGGCGGTGCAGAGCATCGCCCCGCTGATCTTCGGCGTCCCGGTGGTGATCCCGGAGCCCGGCGACTACGCCGCCCTGGGCGCCGCCCGGCAGGCCGCCTGGGCGCTGGCCGGCAGCGCCGAGCCGCCGGCCTGGGAGCTGCGGGACTCGGTGACCGTGGACCCGGGAGAGGACGTCGCCGTGGGCGAGGCCGTCCGGCAGCAGTACGCGGCGCTGCGCGAGCAGATGCACCCGCAGGCGGGCCGGCAGTCGGCCTAG
- a CDS encoding YtxH domain-containing protein, producing the protein MRKLTFLAGVAVGYVLGTRAGRERYEQLRKTARDLAQTPAVQSATRNAKQAAGAAAGRAADAVAGKVGDRLPSSFTDRVPYLRERTGTASADGWGTPGK; encoded by the coding sequence ATGCGCAAGCTCACTTTCCTCGCTGGAGTTGCCGTCGGCTACGTGCTGGGCACGCGCGCCGGGCGGGAGCGCTACGAGCAGCTCCGCAAGACCGCCCGCGACCTGGCGCAGACCCCGGCGGTGCAGTCGGCGACCCGCAACGCCAAGCAGGCGGCCGGGGCGGCGGCGGGCAGGGCGGCGGACGCGGTGGCGGGCAAGGTCGGCGACCGGCTGCCCAGCTCGTTCACCGACCGCGTCCCCTATCTGCGGGAGCGCACCGGAACCGCCTCGGCGGACGGCTGGGGCACCCCGGGGAAGTAA
- a CDS encoding DUF3253 domain-containing protein, translating to MAKDQQRVDQLVEQAILDLLERRGPTSSICPSDAARAAYAGEGDGWRALMEPTRQAAWRLAAAGEVEVTQAGRPVTPAEVHGPIRIRRAR from the coding sequence GTGGCGAAGGATCAGCAGAGGGTCGATCAGCTTGTCGAGCAGGCCATTCTGGATCTGCTGGAGCGTCGCGGGCCGACCTCGTCGATCTGCCCCTCCGATGCCGCCCGGGCGGCGTACGCGGGCGAGGGCGACGGATGGCGGGCCCTGATGGAGCCGACGCGCCAGGCCGCATGGCGTCTGGCGGCGGCGGGCGAGGTCGAGGTCACCCAGGCCGGCCGCCCGGTCACTCCGGCCGAGGTGCACGGCCCGATCCGGATCCGCCGAGCGCGGTGA